A genomic segment from Flavobacterium sp. 9R encodes:
- a CDS encoding oxidoreductase, with product MIKNIVIPLFFSVLSFNCCNAQKSKNKSSFFQKIEIDTLFKDEISIRSLNIEGNKVWFVANNNRYGFFDLKKREKVINKVEKDNLKFEFRSSAITAKHFFALTIASPALLFKVNKENLSTELVYENSNDKIFFDSLQFWNSKEGIALGDPIDNYFSIIITRDGGQTWQSLPKEVFFKNFEDEGAFAASNTNIVIKGNHTWIVSGGKKARIFYSPDKGKSWTVNDTPIIQGQQMTGIFTAAFYNESIGCIAGGNYELPNQNFGNKAITRDGGKTWQLLAENSGPGYISCIQFVPKSKGNGIVTVGATGIHYSGDGGTTWKQMSTDSSLFTLRFIDASTAIAAGKNKMIRISLKK from the coding sequence ATGATAAAAAATATAGTAATTCCATTGTTTTTTAGTGTGTTAAGCTTCAATTGTTGTAACGCTCAAAAAAGCAAAAATAAAAGCAGTTTTTTTCAAAAAATTGAGATTGATACTTTGTTTAAAGATGAGATTAGTATCCGTTCATTAAATATTGAAGGCAACAAAGTATGGTTTGTAGCCAATAACAATCGATATGGTTTTTTCGATTTAAAGAAAAGAGAGAAGGTTATAAATAAAGTAGAGAAGGATAATTTAAAATTTGAATTTAGAAGCAGCGCAATTACTGCCAAACATTTTTTTGCTTTAACAATTGCCAGTCCAGCTTTATTGTTCAAAGTGAACAAAGAAAACTTGAGTACTGAGTTGGTTTATGAGAATTCTAATGATAAGATATTTTTTGATAGTTTGCAGTTCTGGAATTCAAAAGAAGGAATAGCTTTAGGCGACCCTATTGACAACTATTTTAGTATTATCATAACGAGAGATGGAGGACAAACATGGCAATCGTTACCAAAAGAAGTTTTTTTTAAAAATTTTGAAGATGAAGGTGCCTTTGCTGCAAGTAATACTAATATCGTCATTAAAGGAAATCATACTTGGATAGTTTCTGGTGGCAAAAAAGCAAGAATTTTTTACTCTCCTGATAAAGGAAAGTCTTGGACGGTAAATGATACACCAATCATACAAGGCCAACAAATGACGGGTATTTTTACGGCTGCATTTTATAATGAATCTATTGGTTGTATAGCTGGAGGGAATTATGAATTGCCGAATCAGAATTTTGGTAATAAAGCTATCACAAGGGATGGAGGTAAAACTTGGCAATTATTAGCCGAAAATAGTGGTCCTGGCTATATTTCATGCATACAATTTGTTCCCAAAAGTAAAGGAAATGGAATAGTGACCGTTGGTGCTACGGGCATTCATTATTCTGGCGATGGGGGCACAACTTGGAAGCAAATGAGCACAGATTCTTCATTATTTACCCTACGTTTTATAGATGCTTCTACTGCAATAGCAGCTGGCAAGAACAAAATGATTCGAATTTCATTAAAAAAATAA
- a CDS encoding sensor of ECF-type sigma factor produces the protein MTIKKLFPYLFLLLSLITYGQNERLKEKRDQIKAMKVAFLTTELNLTSIEAEKFWPVYNAYDDKQFELRHQKMKTYAKKLNDGSLDNMSDREALAFLNQIESTDEEQYVIRKKFNSALRNILPPTKILKLRKSEVDFDRKLLQQYRNKN, from the coding sequence ATGACAATTAAGAAACTTTTCCCGTATTTGTTTTTATTACTTTCTTTAATCACTTATGGTCAAAATGAAAGATTAAAAGAAAAGAGAGACCAGATAAAAGCTATGAAAGTAGCCTTTTTAACTACTGAACTTAATCTGACATCAATTGAGGCTGAAAAATTTTGGCCAGTTTACAATGCCTATGATGACAAACAATTTGAATTAAGACATCAAAAAATGAAAACTTATGCCAAAAAACTTAACGATGGTTCTTTGGATAATATGAGCGACAGAGAGGCTTTGGCCTTCCTAAATCAAATTGAGAGTACAGATGAAGAACAATATGTAATTAGAAAAAAATTCAATTCGGCCTTAAGAAATATATTACCTCCAACAAAAATCCTAAAACTAAGAAAATCTGAGGTAGATTTTGACAGAAAGCTACTTCAACAATACCGCAACAAAAACTAA
- a CDS encoding RNA polymerase sigma factor yields the protein MQEEQAFIQQLLDPKTQNKAFEQLLKEYQKPLYHHIRNIVLNHDDTDDVLQNTFIKVFRYLKDFKGDSKLFSWMYRIATNEALTFLSQKAKKNNLSSQELQEKTIQNLQSDVYFEGDEIQLKLQQAIARLPEKQQLIFKMKYFEDLKYEEISEILGTSVGGLKASYHHATKKIEAFVTEN from the coding sequence TTGCAAGAAGAACAAGCATTTATCCAGCAATTATTAGACCCGAAAACGCAAAATAAAGCGTTCGAGCAATTATTGAAGGAATACCAAAAGCCACTTTATCATCATATTCGGAACATTGTCTTAAACCATGACGATACCGATGATGTTTTGCAAAATACATTTATTAAAGTTTTTCGTTATTTAAAAGATTTCAAAGGAGATAGCAAACTTTTTTCATGGATGTATCGAATAGCTACCAATGAGGCTTTGACTTTTTTAAGTCAAAAGGCAAAAAAAAACAATCTATCTTCTCAAGAATTACAAGAAAAAACAATTCAAAATCTTCAATCTGATGTCTATTTTGAGGGTGATGAAATTCAATTAAAATTACAACAAGCAATAGCACGTTTGCCAGAAAAGCAACAATTAATCTTCAAAATGAAATATTTTGAAGATTTAAAATACGAAGAAATATCGGAAATATTAGGAACTTCAGTAGGAGGACTAAAGGCTTCTTATCATCATGCAACAAAAAAAATTGAAGCTTTTGTAACCGAAAATTAA